The following are encoded together in the Spiroplasma apis B31 genome:
- a CDS encoding glucose PTS transporter subunit IIA gives MELKIYAPVDCEIKEIEKCSDKVFASRTLGNGIVIIPKNNLFYSPLDKGTVELIFDTKHAIYFKQDKFNLLLHVGMDTVKLEGKPFEIFIKKDDQISTTNKILSVDLEMLKKENISIETPLVVEETSDYKIDVKILKRTAKAGELIAIFEIKNIKVHDKNDLNIKNITNKFQDTAKEIKTILGDDNNYSSPYNCMTRFRTVIKDKKKVSLSKLKKIALVKDALFQGNELQIIIGGEVVKVVEEFNKLKEFSKKSLDTPNTIINLDKINLGRKILMTITGVISPILGIFIAAGLFAGIYSILSETKVIHQIDDLSKISEHDIFSAIMFVLFKFILSSIGIFFIVSIVKYFDGNIYFALAVGIALTSRGWIPVTEGIKEPELASFGKWINYGGKSGFLLFNIQTLPIVVGSYEGGVLPFITAGAFIIILDKWVGKWISPLVDTIFRGFIVVSLTLIITWFAFGPIMGLVEFGMFKIFSLFEKIPFGIGVGLYAMFWQPLVLTGTHIAISTPIDLSLWQGNASLLYPAYNIAIFTQVGAAIAIAIRTKNFSFKRVAIASTAGSFFGISEPIIYGVTLPKLKPFVIACLVAFPIGVLSGLLKIKLDYPSGWGVFEIVGYETTFKKGQIIVIWILSFSSSLLINFFFYKERKNELKHMKKGINLINKSILFKDKKDKKENYLKLIERFDVELKDILQSKKDYNNYEKYLSQISKLELKLKLLEEREQKKREQLFKKLNYLKTLYDKKQNKKILDKFKTLNDFYDHYNLDLKKEDVRNNISSLQKKNLNFVSALTTKKNKIYSDTITKLKDIGQVKEEFKNIFYNAIYCVEISFQILDQKLEYIKKDVKVNHVK, from the coding sequence ATGGAACTCAAAATATATGCACCAGTTGATTGCGAAATAAAAGAAATTGAAAAATGCTCTGATAAGGTTTTTGCATCGAGGACATTAGGGAATGGTATCGTAATTATACCTAAAAATAATCTTTTCTATTCCCCGCTGGATAAGGGAACAGTAGAATTAATATTTGACACCAAACATGCAATCTATTTTAAACAAGATAAGTTTAATTTATTGTTACATGTTGGAATGGACACAGTAAAACTAGAAGGCAAACCATTTGAAATTTTTATTAAAAAAGATGATCAAATTTCAACAACAAACAAAATTTTATCTGTTGATCTTGAAATGTTGAAAAAAGAAAATATTTCAATTGAAACACCACTAGTGGTAGAGGAAACAAGTGATTACAAGATAGATGTAAAGATTTTAAAAAGAACTGCTAAAGCAGGTGAATTAATAGCGATCTTTGAAATAAAAAACATCAAAGTTCATGATAAAAATGATTTAAACATCAAAAACATAACTAATAAATTTCAAGATACAGCAAAAGAAATCAAAACTATTTTAGGTGATGACAATAATTATAGTTCTCCTTACAATTGCATGACAAGGTTTAGAACAGTTATTAAAGATAAAAAGAAAGTTTCTTTAAGTAAGTTAAAAAAAATAGCTTTAGTTAAAGATGCTTTATTCCAAGGTAATGAGTTACAAATAATTATTGGAGGGGAAGTTGTTAAAGTTGTTGAAGAGTTTAACAAACTTAAAGAATTTAGTAAGAAGAGTTTGGATACACCAAACACAATAATTAATTTAGATAAGATCAATTTAGGACGTAAAATATTGATGACTATAACAGGAGTTATAAGTCCGATACTGGGAATATTTATAGCTGCGGGTTTATTTGCTGGTATTTATTCTATTTTATCTGAAACAAAAGTTATTCATCAAATTGATGATTTGAGTAAGATATCAGAACACGATATTTTCTCTGCAATAATGTTTGTTTTATTCAAATTCATTCTTAGTTCAATAGGTATTTTTTTCATAGTTAGTATTGTAAAATACTTCGATGGTAATATTTATTTCGCACTAGCTGTAGGAATAGCATTAACATCTAGGGGATGAATTCCTGTAACTGAAGGAATTAAAGAACCAGAATTAGCAAGTTTCGGTAAATGAATAAACTATGGTGGTAAAAGTGGATTTTTATTATTCAATATACAAACATTACCTATTGTTGTTGGTAGTTATGAAGGTGGAGTATTACCGTTTATTACTGCAGGAGCATTCATTATAATTCTTGATAAATGAGTGGGCAAATGAATTTCACCGCTAGTTGATACTATTTTTAGAGGTTTTATAGTTGTCTCATTAACATTAATAATAACTTGATTTGCTTTTGGTCCCATAATGGGGTTGGTTGAGTTTGGTATGTTTAAAATATTTAGTTTATTTGAAAAAATACCATTCGGAATAGGGGTAGGACTATATGCAATGTTTTGACAACCTCTTGTTTTAACAGGAACTCATATTGCAATTAGTACGCCAATTGATTTAAGCTTGTGACAAGGTAATGCAAGTTTATTGTACCCAGCATATAATATTGCAATATTTACTCAGGTTGGTGCAGCAATTGCAATTGCAATTAGAACAAAAAACTTTAGTTTTAAAAGAGTAGCAATTGCATCTACTGCTGGAAGTTTCTTCGGTATATCAGAACCAATTATTTATGGAGTAACACTTCCTAAATTGAAACCGTTTGTTATTGCTTGTCTTGTTGCATTTCCTATTGGAGTCTTATCCGGTTTATTAAAAATTAAACTTGATTATCCTTCTGGTTGAGGTGTATTTGAAATTGTTGGTTATGAGACTACATTCAAAAAAGGACAAATAATAGTTATTTGAATATTATCATTTAGTAGTAGCTTACTGATAAATTTCTTTTTCTACAAAGAAAGAAAAAATGAACTAAAGCATATGAAAAAAGGAATTAACTTAATAAATAAAAGTATCTTATTCAAAGATAAAAAAGATAAAAAAGAAAATTACTTAAAATTAATTGAGAGATTTGATGTTGAGTTAAAAGATATTTTACAATCTAAAAAAGATTACAACAATTATGAAAAATATCTTTCACAAATATCTAAACTTGAATTAAAATTGAAACTTTTAGAAGAAAGAGAACAAAAAAAGAGAGAACAGTTATTTAAAAAATTAAATTATTTAAAAACATTATATGATAAAAAACAAAACAAAAAAATCCTTGATAAATTTAAAACGCTAAATGATTTTTACGATCATTACAATTTAGATTTAAAAAAAGAAGATGTACGAAATAATATCAGTAGTTTACAAAAGAAAAATTTAAACTTTGTAAGCGCACTAACAACAAAGAAAAATAAAATCTATTCTGACACAATTACAAAACTTAAAGATATCGGTCAAGTAAAAGAAGAGTTTAAGAATATATTTTATAATGCTATATATTGTGTTGAAATTTCATTTCAAATACTAGATCAAAAATTAGAATACATCAAAAAAGATGTAAAGGTGAATCATGTTAAATAA
- a CDS encoding lipoprotein has product MKKLISILGSIFLVAPLSVSVVSCSSGISKRDLNSLAIKDLGEIKGVEDIPTLETIVKWYVKKTGDNLFTVYDVRFVGTPTKSKATLEALESSARITGSVTFNYNYELEEPILWPSSSRENLKVGQSDKIYVDIENSIDTVKLEATIEDERDKKMITVASIEKLEENNVIDKYKSRYIVNYEVNDYIAKDVEKEKNNIKATMSLKYRGVTKNTEITVNRIYLGDLNTSIKCTWNSSEQATEEQIIDAWNKANPKNNLLLGKDVEVLRQKIQNNFKYGLKAIVNLTTWYRGTINLTHYACQNND; this is encoded by the coding sequence ATGAAAAAGTTAATTAGTATTTTAGGTTCTATTTTTTTAGTAGCACCATTAAGTGTTAGTGTTGTATCATGTAGCTCAGGAATCTCAAAAAGAGATTTAAATTCTTTAGCTATAAAGGATTTAGGTGAAATAAAAGGTGTTGAAGACATCCCAACACTAGAAACAATTGTTAAATGATATGTAAAAAAAACAGGAGACAATTTATTTACCGTTTATGATGTTAGGTTTGTAGGAACTCCAACAAAATCTAAAGCTACATTAGAGGCATTAGAAAGCTCTGCAAGAATCACTGGTTCAGTTACATTTAACTATAATTATGAACTTGAAGAACCAATACTTTGGCCATCATCATCAAGAGAAAACCTTAAAGTTGGTCAAAGTGATAAAATTTATGTTGATATAGAAAACAGTATTGATACAGTTAAATTAGAAGCAACTATAGAAGATGAAAGAGATAAAAAAATGATTACAGTAGCTTCTATTGAAAAGTTGGAAGAAAATAATGTTATCGATAAATATAAATCAAGATACATAGTTAATTACGAAGTTAATGATTATATAGCTAAGGATGTAGAAAAAGAAAAAAATAATATTAAAGCGACAATGTCACTTAAATATAGAGGAGTAACTAAGAATACCGAAATTACTGTGAATAGAATTTATTTGGGCGATCTAAATACTTCTATCAAATGTACTTGAAATTCTAGTGAACAAGCAACTGAAGAACAAATTATCGATGCATGAAACAAAGCTAATCCAAAGAATAATTTATTATTAGGAAAAGATGTAGAAGTTTTACGTCAAAAAATACAAAACAATTTTAAATATGGTTTGAAAGCCATAGTTAATTTAACAACTTGGTATAGGGGTACTATAAATCTAACTCATTATGCGTGTCAAAATAATGATTAG
- a CDS encoding glycoside hydrolase family 1 protein, with the protein MLNKNWKKNFLWGASTSAYQVEGAYNVDGKGLNIHDVIEAKENVCSFNICSDHYNKWKEDIKLMSELGLKSYRFSISWTRIFPTGKDKVNQKGVDFYNNLINELLKYNIEPIVTIYHFDTPLELEKQGGWSNKKLMINAYCKYAETLFELFGDRVKYWLTINELNMMVLYGHVLSAKKINDAEDKFKVLFQEAHNMFVAQAHVINLLHTKFAYQNSFIGPAPNIAPVYAVDSNPKNIDAAYKTSALRNWMYLDIVVYGEYNKLVWNWLVEKKYEPEIEKNDMVIIKKGKPDFIAFNYYDTMTVAADNNEIKINFEGFDQQNTYDMPGLYKVVKNKYLERTQFGWEIDPDGFKQCCRELYDRYRLPLLLTENGIGGKDSLTEDLKIHDQYRIDYYEQHIKLIPEIIDEGIPLFGYQPWSAIDLVSTHEGMKKRYGFVYVDKDDQENGTMMRYKKDSFYWYQKTIKNNGGIK; encoded by the coding sequence ATGTTAAATAAAAATTGAAAAAAGAACTTTTTATGAGGAGCATCAACAAGTGCTTATCAAGTAGAAGGTGCTTATAATGTGGATGGTAAAGGATTAAATATTCACGATGTAATAGAAGCTAAAGAAAATGTATGTAGTTTCAATATTTGTTCAGACCATTACAATAAATGAAAAGAAGATATAAAATTGATGTCAGAATTAGGACTAAAGTCTTATAGGTTTTCCATTTCTTGAACAAGAATTTTTCCAACGGGTAAAGATAAAGTCAATCAAAAAGGAGTCGATTTTTATAATAACTTAATAAATGAATTATTGAAATATAATATAGAACCGATCGTTACTATTTATCATTTTGATACTCCATTAGAGCTCGAAAAACAAGGGGGCTGATCAAATAAAAAACTTATGATAAATGCTTATTGTAAGTATGCAGAAACTTTATTTGAATTGTTTGGTGATCGTGTTAAATATTGATTAACAATTAATGAATTAAATATGATGGTATTGTATGGTCATGTATTGTCGGCTAAAAAAATAAATGATGCCGAAGATAAGTTTAAAGTTTTATTTCAAGAAGCACATAATATGTTTGTAGCACAAGCGCATGTAATAAACTTATTACATACTAAATTTGCTTACCAAAATTCTTTTATCGGACCTGCACCAAATATCGCTCCGGTTTATGCAGTTGATTCTAATCCAAAAAATATTGACGCTGCATACAAAACTTCAGCTCTAAGAAATTGAATGTATTTAGATATAGTTGTTTACGGTGAATACAATAAGTTAGTTTGAAACTGGTTGGTTGAAAAAAAATACGAACCTGAGATCGAAAAAAATGATATGGTAATAATTAAAAAGGGTAAACCAGATTTTATTGCATTCAATTACTACGACACAATGACTGTTGCTGCTGATAACAATGAAATAAAAATAAATTTTGAAGGTTTTGATCAACAAAATACATATGATATGCCAGGCTTGTATAAAGTTGTTAAAAACAAATACTTGGAAAGAACACAATTTGGTTGAGAAATCGATCCTGATGGTTTTAAACAATGCTGTAGAGAGTTGTATGATCGATATAGATTACCATTGTTACTAACAGAGAATGGCATTGGTGGTAAAGATAGTTTAACAGAAGATTTAAAAATTCACGACCAGTATCGTATAGATTATTATGAGCAACATATCAAATTAATACCTGAAATTATAGATGAAGGCATCCCTTTGTTTGGTTATCAACCTTGAAGTGCCATTGATTTAGTGTCTACCCATGAAGGAATGAAAAAAAGATATGGTTTTGTTTATGTGGATAAAGATGATCAAGAAAATGGCACAATGATGAGGTATAAAAAGGACTCCTTTTATTGATATCAAAAGACAATAAAAAATAATGGTGGAATAAAATAG
- a CDS encoding lipoprotein: MKKFLNIISSLSLITMAGTSVISCKSETKKYQKYFLPKQPKTREEIGQALDKLFLEESALNYELGEAWSNSERRNWLDFLYESEDFQNIQIKEGFIRAYCSYKLFQLNIESFESKTEKNVWTTPRYNKSVFDDWYVIQQNKPDSGITNKTKDYLKAIKVWTYTDASTEN, encoded by the coding sequence ATGAAGAAATTTTTAAATATAATTTCAAGTTTAAGTTTAATTACTATGGCTGGAACTTCAGTAATATCATGTAAAAGCGAAACAAAAAAATATCAAAAGTATTTTCTTCCAAAACAACCAAAAACACGCGAAGAAATAGGACAAGCATTAGATAAGTTATTTTTGGAGGAATCCGCTTTGAATTATGAATTAGGGGAAGCATGAAGTAATTCGGAAAGGCGAAATTGACTAGATTTTTTATATGAGAGTGAAGACTTTCAAAATATTCAAATCAAAGAAGGTTTTATTAGAGCATATTGTTCATATAAATTGTTTCAACTGAATATCGAGTCATTTGAATCAAAAACTGAAAAAAATGTTTGAACTACCCCAAGATATAATAAAAGTGTTTTTGATGATTGATATGTGATCCAACAAAATAAACCTGACTCAGGGATAACAAATAAAACTAAGGATTATTTAAAAGCTATCAAAGTATGAACCTATACAGATGCTTCAACAGAAAACTAA